A genomic window from Winogradskyella sp. J14-2 includes:
- the corA gene encoding magnesium/cobalt transporter CorA yields the protein MIKRRTKKKRTQESKKHIGQVPGTLIYTGKKSDKDFHVECFDYTKDYIEESILLNIEDAINYKETDSVTWINVDGLKHTDKIEDIGKQYDLHPLVLEDIVNTSQRPKIDEYEDYLFVVLKMLYYDDDENIVIEQVSIVLGKNHVLTFQESEGDVFGSIRERLRLSNGRIRGLKSDYLMYALIDAIVDNYFSLIETLGNKIEDLETELFSGNARENVNIDIQQLKREILKVRRAIFPLREIINRIEKGDHPFIYKRTITFYRDVYDHLIQVSENIDIYREMIWSLMDMYMTTISNRMNEVMKVLTIMSSIFIPLSFLAGLYGMNFKYIPELEYRNGYFVLLGVMFTIFVGLLIYFKRKKWL from the coding sequence ATGATTAAAAGACGAACTAAAAAAAAGCGCACCCAAGAATCTAAAAAACATATTGGTCAGGTTCCTGGTACGCTAATCTATACAGGAAAAAAGTCTGATAAAGATTTTCATGTAGAATGCTTCGATTATACAAAAGACTATATTGAAGAGTCTATATTACTCAATATTGAAGATGCTATTAACTATAAAGAAACAGACTCGGTAACCTGGATAAATGTCGACGGACTTAAACATACAGACAAAATTGAAGATATTGGTAAACAATACGATCTGCATCCGCTGGTTTTAGAAGATATTGTAAATACTTCGCAACGCCCTAAAATTGATGAGTATGAAGATTATTTGTTTGTTGTGCTAAAAATGCTGTATTACGATGACGACGAAAATATTGTTATAGAGCAAGTTAGTATTGTATTAGGTAAAAATCATGTGTTAACATTTCAAGAATCTGAAGGAGATGTTTTTGGTTCCATTAGAGAACGTTTGCGATTATCTAATGGTAGAATACGAGGATTAAAATCCGATTATCTAATGTATGCATTAATTGATGCTATCGTAGATAATTACTTTAGTCTCATTGAAACCCTTGGCAATAAAATCGAAGACTTAGAAACCGAACTCTTTTCAGGGAACGCAAGAGAAAATGTTAATATAGACATACAACAACTCAAACGCGAAATTCTAAAAGTACGCAGGGCAATTTTTCCACTTCGCGAAATTATAAACCGTATTGAAAAAGGGGATCACCCATTTATCTACAAACGCACAATCACTTTTTACAGAGATGTTTACGACCATTTAATTCAAGTATCAGAAAACATAGATATTTACCGTGAAATGATATGGAGTTTAATGGATATGTACATGACCACAATAAGTAACCGAATGAACGAAGTAATGAAAGTGCTTACCATTATGTCTTCTATATTCATTCCATTATCGTTTTTAGCTGGCCTCTATGGTATGAACTTTAAATACATACCAGAACTCGAATACCGCAATGGTTATTTTGTGCTTCTTGGTGTCATGTTTACTATTTTTGTTGGGCTGCTCATTTACTTTAAAAGAAAGAAGTGGTTGTAG
- a CDS encoding mechanosensitive ion channel domain-containing protein, whose amino-acid sequence MSNFFETYRSEIIYSAIVLIVLLIIRAIIVVTVNKIGKKSGTTEARAALIGRYATVTLVLLALLIEAFILGAKTSDITLVFSSVFAVIGIALFAIWSILSNITSGVIMFFSFPYKVGDKIKIHDKDYPVEAIIEDIRAFQLILREDNGDLVTYPNNLILQKAVTLMKKDALDDSSIL is encoded by the coding sequence ATGTCTAATTTCTTTGAAACTTACCGATCCGAAATTATATACTCTGCGATTGTACTCATAGTTTTGCTCATTATAAGAGCAATAATTGTTGTCACGGTAAACAAAATTGGCAAAAAAAGTGGAACAACAGAAGCGAGAGCTGCACTAATTGGTCGTTATGCTACTGTAACCCTGGTACTTTTGGCATTGTTGATAGAAGCTTTTATACTCGGTGCCAAAACCAGTGATATTACCTTAGTATTTTCTTCTGTTTTTGCTGTTATTGGTATTGCATTATTTGCTATCTGGTCCATTTTAAGCAATATTACTTCAGGCGTCATTATGTTCTTTTCATTTCCATATAAAGTTGGTGACAAAATAAAAATACACGATAAAGATTACCCTGTAGAAGCCATTATAGAAGACATTAGAGCATTTCAACTTATACTTAGAGAAGACAATGGCGATTTGGTCACTTACCCTAACAACTTAATTCTTCAAAAAGCTGTAACTTTAATGAAGAAAGATGCTTTAGACGATAGCAGTATTCTTTAA
- a CDS encoding septum formation inhibitor Maf yields MKKLLFILTVLVVAFQSCKETVETTSEISENLRPEIEEKQPKEELSQVFKDYWYSGEAEITSYKLEQVRYGEIRDGKAVLVFVTEDFLPDTQVKADNYNESNIPVLKLNASKKFNTGIYPYSIMQSTFFPVANNQHALKVSASIQEWCGHVYTQLNNRNEFEVSSHSYFQGEADQNFKLEKTWTENEIWTKLRINPNSLPVGEISIIPSLEFTRLKHKTITSYKAFANLNDGTYTLNYPKLNRSLKINFNTVFPFEILSWEETSTNGFGASAKTLTTKATKLETIKSAYWNKNSNADESLRTTLKLQ; encoded by the coding sequence ATGAAAAAGTTACTTTTTATACTCACAGTTTTAGTAGTTGCATTTCAAAGTTGTAAAGAAACAGTTGAAACTACTTCGGAAATCTCAGAAAATTTACGTCCAGAGATTGAAGAAAAACAACCTAAAGAAGAATTATCACAAGTATTTAAAGACTATTGGTATTCAGGCGAAGCCGAAATTACATCTTACAAACTAGAACAAGTACGTTATGGAGAAATAAGAGACGGTAAAGCCGTTTTAGTTTTTGTTACTGAAGATTTTTTACCAGACACACAAGTAAAAGCAGATAATTATAACGAGAGCAACATCCCAGTATTAAAGCTTAACGCCTCTAAAAAATTCAATACAGGTATTTATCCATACAGTATCATGCAGAGCACATTTTTTCCTGTAGCTAATAATCAACACGCATTAAAAGTTTCAGCTTCTATACAAGAATGGTGTGGACATGTATATACACAACTTAATAATCGTAATGAGTTTGAAGTTTCTTCACATTCCTATTTTCAAGGTGAAGCCGATCAAAATTTCAAACTAGAAAAAACCTGGACAGAAAATGAGATTTGGACCAAACTGAGAATAAATCCAAATTCATTACCAGTTGGTGAAATCAGTATTATTCCTTCATTAGAGTTTACTAGATTAAAACATAAAACTATTACTTCCTATAAAGCTTTTGCAAATTTAAACGATGGCACATACACCTTAAATTACCCTAAGTTAAACCGAAGCTTGAAAATTAATTTTAACACAGTATTCCCTTTCGAAATTTTAAGTTGGGAAGAAACATCAACAAACGGTTTTGGTGCATCAGCAAAGACTTTAACAACCAAAGCTACTAAACTAGAAACGATTAAATCAGCCTATTGGAACAAAAACAGTAATGCAGACGAAAGTTTAAGAACTACATTAAAGTTACAATAG
- a CDS encoding Maf-like protein encodes MLNDNLKDYNIILASASPRRHAFLKSMNIDFEVRLHPVDEVYPDTLKGIEITDYLAKLKAEAFKTELKENDILITSDTIVWLNNKPIEKPKDKDDAFRMITSLSNKSHEVMTSICFTQTNQQKLVNTITKVTFKALTDDEIWYYVNTYEPLDKAGAYGIQEWIGAIAITKIEGSYNNVVGLPTHLLYETLNTIANT; translated from the coding sequence ATGCTAAACGACAATCTAAAGGATTATAATATCATCTTAGCTTCGGCATCACCAAGACGCCATGCCTTTTTGAAGTCTATGAATATAGATTTTGAAGTGCGTCTTCATCCTGTAGATGAAGTATATCCTGACACTTTAAAAGGCATTGAAATCACTGATTATTTGGCAAAATTAAAAGCTGAAGCCTTTAAAACGGAACTCAAAGAAAACGATATTTTAATTACCAGCGATACTATTGTTTGGTTAAATAACAAACCTATTGAAAAACCAAAAGATAAGGACGATGCCTTTAGGATGATTACATCGCTTAGTAATAAATCCCATGAGGTAATGACCTCAATTTGCTTTACACAAACCAACCAACAAAAGCTGGTAAACACAATAACCAAAGTTACGTTTAAGGCATTAACAGATGACGAAATCTGGTACTATGTAAACACCTACGAACCATTAGACAAAGCTGGTGCTTATGGCATACAAGAATGGATTGGTGCCATTGCAATAACTAAAATTGAAGGGTCTTATAACAACGTCGTTGGCTTACCCACACATTTACTTTATGAAACGTTAAATACCATTGCCAACACTTAA
- a CDS encoding geranylgeranylglycerol-phosphate geranylgeranyltransferase gives MIHFLNLIRWKNLIMIAVVQILIKYALLLPFNESQGVTTTLSTFAFAILVVATLCIAAGGYIINDIYDIDTDTVNKPSKVIINKNISEKDGYTYFMLLNVIGVGLGFYLSHLINYSSLFVVFFISSALLYIYSTALKQMFLIGNIVVSIVVALSILVVGIFELIPSMMSFNNVANMPFLEIIRDYAIFAFLINLVREVIKDIEDINGDHKVGMQTMPIVLGRDRATKIAFALSLIPIFAVVYYIITSLYTQQILVGYFLIFVVAPLIYVAIKIFSAEQQSHYKHISFMLKLVMLTGMLSMSLYPFILK, from the coding sequence ATGATTCATTTTCTTAATCTAATCCGTTGGAAAAACCTAATTATGATTGCTGTTGTGCAAATATTAATTAAATATGCTTTGTTGCTTCCTTTTAATGAAAGTCAAGGTGTTACAACGACGCTCAGTACTTTTGCCTTTGCTATTTTGGTAGTAGCCACTCTGTGTATAGCGGCTGGAGGTTATATAATTAACGATATTTATGATATTGACACAGATACGGTTAATAAACCAAGCAAAGTCATTATCAATAAAAACATTTCAGAAAAGGATGGCTACACCTACTTTATGCTTCTAAATGTCATTGGTGTTGGATTGGGTTTTTACCTTTCGCACCTCATTAATTATTCGTCTCTTTTCGTAGTCTTTTTTATTAGTTCTGCATTGTTATACATCTATTCTACTGCCTTAAAACAGATGTTTTTAATAGGGAATATTGTGGTTTCTATTGTTGTGGCACTAAGTATTTTGGTGGTTGGTATTTTTGAATTAATCCCTTCCATGATGTCTTTCAACAATGTGGCCAATATGCCTTTTTTAGAAATTATAAGAGACTATGCTATTTTCGCCTTTTTAATAAATCTTGTTAGAGAAGTTATAAAAGATATTGAAGATATTAACGGAGATCATAAGGTCGGTATGCAAACCATGCCCATAGTTTTAGGAAGAGATAGAGCTACTAAAATTGCATTTGCGCTATCTTTAATTCCTATTTTCGCTGTAGTTTATTACATTATCACAAGTTTATACACACAACAAATTTTAGTCGGTTACTTTTTAATATTTGTTGTTGCTCCATTAATTTATGTTGCCATAAAGATTTTTAGTGCAGAACAGCAATCGCATTACAAACATATTAGTTTTATGTTAAAACTAGTTATGCTCACAGGCATGCTTTCTATGAGTCTTTACCCTTTTATTTTGAAGTAA
- a CDS encoding KdsC family phosphatase has translation MDNDKSYKEYLININTFIFDVDGVLTDGTVTITTSGEMLRRMSIKDGFALKTAVDAGFNVCIISGGSNEGVRKRLQGLGVKDIYLGAHNKIEQLNDYLEKRNVKASEVLYMGDDIPDFPVMKLVGLPCCPQDAAPEIKVISKYISHKNGGKGAARDVIEQVLKVHNKWNGNFDAKYD, from the coding sequence ATGGACAACGATAAAAGCTATAAAGAATACCTTATAAATATAAACACCTTTATTTTTGACGTAGATGGTGTACTTACCGATGGTACTGTTACCATTACCACATCTGGCGAAATGCTGCGCAGAATGAGTATTAAGGATGGATTTGCCTTAAAAACTGCTGTTGATGCTGGTTTTAATGTTTGTATAATTTCTGGTGGTTCTAACGAAGGTGTTCGTAAACGTTTACAAGGCTTAGGTGTAAAAGACATTTATCTAGGCGCACACAATAAAATTGAGCAACTCAACGATTATTTAGAAAAGCGAAATGTAAAAGCCTCTGAAGTTTTATATATGGGAGATGACATTCCAGATTTCCCTGTTATGAAGCTCGTAGGTTTACCATGTTGTCCGCAAGATGCTGCGCCAGAAATTAAAGTCATTTCAAAATATATTTCGCATAAAAATGGCGGAAAAGGTGCTGCCAGAGACGTTATTGAACAAGTGCTTAAAGTGCATAACAAATGGAATGGTAATTTTGATGCTAAATACGACTGA
- a CDS encoding Rossmann-like and DUF2520 domain-containing protein codes for MITVTILGAGNVASHLYKAFISAEDITVKQWYNRTYSEISSYANEVDTTDDLSKLKVADIYIMAVSDDSIASLSRALPFENRLVAHTSGSVSIHDLDKKNQRAVFYPLQTFSKDAELDFNEIPICIEVTEKTNLQFMKDLAEALGCKSYKINTEQRQTLHLSAVFINNFTNQLYRIAHEISDAKSINFDILKPLILETARKVQDMSPYMAQTGPAKRNDKKTIKRHLKQLENEEHKAIYELLTASIKKTHGQR; via the coding sequence ATGATAACTGTTACAATTTTAGGTGCAGGAAATGTGGCATCTCATTTATATAAAGCTTTTATAAGTGCTGAAGATATTACTGTTAAACAATGGTATAACCGTACATACAGCGAGATATCGTCTTACGCGAATGAAGTTGACACTACAGATGATTTGTCTAAACTTAAAGTTGCTGACATTTACATTATGGCTGTTAGCGATGATAGTATTGCATCCCTTTCTAGAGCGCTACCTTTTGAAAACAGATTGGTAGCACATACGTCTGGTAGTGTTTCTATCCACGATTTAGATAAAAAAAATCAGCGTGCTGTATTTTACCCTCTACAAACTTTTTCTAAGGATGCGGAATTAGATTTTAATGAAATTCCTATTTGTATTGAAGTGACTGAAAAAACAAATCTTCAGTTTATGAAAGATTTGGCTGAAGCCTTGGGTTGTAAATCTTATAAAATCAATACAGAACAAAGACAGACTTTACATTTATCTGCTGTTTTTATTAATAATTTCACCAATCAATTATACAGAATAGCACACGAAATCAGTGATGCCAAAAGCATTAACTTTGATATTCTTAAGCCATTAATTTTGGAAACAGCCAGAAAGGTTCAGGATATGTCTCCTTACATGGCACAAACAGGACCAGCAAAACGCAACGATAAAAAAACCATAAAGCGTCATTTAAAACAGTTAGAAAACGAAGAGCATAAAGCCATTTATGAATTATTAACGGCTTCAATAAAAAAAACACATGGACAACGATAA
- a CDS encoding group III truncated hemoglobin: MSKPDIKTREDIYRLVSKFYAKVREDKDLGPFFNETIKDWDAHLEHLTTFWESSLFLKTRYYGNPLEAHVKVDEAHNNSITDLHFGLWLNLWFQTIDELFEGDFAENAKRRARKMGTFLYLKIFEARNK; this comes from the coding sequence ATGAGTAAACCTGACATCAAAACCAGAGAGGATATATACCGCTTAGTCTCAAAATTTTATGCAAAAGTAAGAGAGGATAAAGATTTGGGCCCATTCTTTAACGAAACTATTAAAGATTGGGATGCGCATCTGGAACATCTTACCACGTTTTGGGAGTCGAGTTTGTTTTTAAAAACTAGATATTACGGTAATCCCTTAGAGGCTCATGTTAAGGTAGATGAAGCGCACAATAATAGCATTACAGATCTACATTTTGGACTTTGGTTAAATCTATGGTTTCAAACTATAGATGAATTATTTGAAGGCGACTTTGCGGAAAATGCTAAACGACGCGCTCGTAAAATGGGAACTTTTCTATACTTAAAAATTTTTGAAGCCAGAAATAAATAA
- the mscL gene encoding large conductance mechanosensitive channel protein MscL, translated as MKLIKEFKEFAVKGNMIDMAIGIIIGAAFNKVIDVLAKQVLLPPLSLLSDGTNFEDKRLVLRDAIKDNTGVITTSEVAVEYGKLFEVFLDFLIIGFTVFIVVKAMNKLRNRAQDTKDKTVATPKDIELLSDLKVLMEEQNRLLKANVSK; from the coding sequence ATGAAATTAATAAAAGAGTTTAAAGAATTTGCCGTAAAAGGTAATATGATAGATATGGCCATAGGTATTATAATTGGTGCGGCTTTTAATAAAGTAATAGACGTCCTTGCAAAACAAGTGCTATTACCACCATTATCGTTATTATCGGATGGTACAAATTTTGAAGACAAGAGATTAGTCTTAAGAGATGCCATAAAAGACAACACTGGTGTAATAACAACAAGCGAAGTAGCTGTAGAATACGGCAAACTCTTCGAAGTCTTTTTAGATTTTTTAATTATTGGTTTTACAGTATTTATTGTTGTAAAAGCCATGAATAAATTAAGAAATAGGGCTCAAGACACAAAAGATAAAACCGTGGCAACACCAAAAGATATTGAGTTGTTGTCAGATCTAAAAGTTCTGATGGAAGAACAAAATAGACTTTTAAAAGCCAATGTTTCAAAATAA
- the ccsA gene encoding cytochrome c biogenesis protein CcsA: MQKKIANFLFSTKLTAVLFIVFAVAMAVGTILDRNMDTSPTPYTRTLIYNAWWFETIMVFFVINFVGNISRYKLLRKEKWSILVLHISWILIIVGAAVTRYIGYEGMMAIREGETESQFRSQKTYISGRVVGDYKINGQLQQRNIMEEVDFSPRLDNDFEKTYKYGNHEITFKLQKFIKGAEKDIIPNDTGESYLKVVEAGDGSPHNHFLQDGKVSNLHNVLISLNKEQEGAINIYNTDKGLFIKSPYEGEYMTMATGQTGQLVKDSLQPLALRSRYIIGNMQLVFPKPVVKGVFGIVKKPTILKGDDDGVVLDVTANGETKSINLLGGQGIYNRLEEINVGGLDIALRYGSRLEQLPFEVKLNDFIAEKYPGTEKAYSSYESKVTILDKEKGDFDYHIYMNHILDHRGYRFFQASFDPDEKGTILSVNHDRWGTYITYAGYMLLYFGLMAILFAKNTRFDDIRKRLDKLSKKKAKLMTMIALLLSLCGFAQGHAEGDNHNHSKDIPTKASLDSILKANVAPIKHTDKFSEMVIQDYDGRMKPIHTYASEMLRKLSKHDTYEGLNATQVFLSIQESPVLWYNIPVIYLTPRKADSIRTIIGVDKDQKYVSLLDFFTEDGRNKLGPYIEEAFKAQVPNGFQKEVKNTYGRLTLLSDAIEGRNIRIFPLPEDENNKWISSFDFKQGGYDEVIEDESYKAFIKNGFSYYLMTLNNAKQSGNFENADKLLGDFKKTQQKFGSEVMLSDDKIKAEILYNKYDIFKKLFSWYLYAATLLFIFIIVHIFDYKSTWLKTVIKLLIASIILLFVLHTGGLIWRWYLSGHAPWSDAYESLIYVAWSVSLFGLLLGRKSNLTIAASAFVSAIILMVAHWAWMDPAIANLQPVLQGYWLMIHVSVIVASYGPFAIGMILGAIALLLMILTNKENKDRIDINIKEITIINEMALTVGLIMLTIGNFLGGMWANESWGRYWGWDPKETWALISIMIYAFVIHMRLVPGLRGRWIYNLMSILAFGSILMTYFGVNFYLSGLHAYASGDQILSFKFIAITLVIIAVLAYLAHRKNKIYYK; the protein is encoded by the coding sequence ATGCAAAAGAAAATCGCAAACTTCCTTTTTTCAACCAAACTTACTGCTGTTTTATTTATTGTATTTGCCGTAGCTATGGCTGTTGGTACCATTTTAGACCGTAACATGGATACTTCACCAACGCCCTACACCAGAACTTTGATTTATAATGCGTGGTGGTTTGAGACGATTATGGTCTTTTTTGTCATCAATTTTGTTGGTAATATTTCGCGCTACAAACTCCTTAGAAAAGAAAAATGGTCCATACTTGTTTTGCACATATCATGGATACTAATTATTGTTGGTGCTGCAGTAACGAGATATATTGGTTATGAAGGTATGATGGCAATTAGAGAGGGTGAGACAGAAAGCCAATTTAGATCTCAAAAAACATACATTAGCGGAAGAGTTGTTGGTGATTACAAAATTAACGGACAGTTACAACAGCGCAACATTATGGAGGAGGTAGATTTTTCGCCTCGTTTAGATAATGACTTTGAGAAAACTTACAAATATGGAAACCACGAGATTACTTTTAAACTCCAAAAATTCATTAAAGGTGCTGAAAAGGACATTATACCTAACGACACTGGCGAAAGCTACTTAAAAGTTGTTGAAGCTGGTGATGGTAGCCCTCACAATCACTTTTTGCAAGATGGGAAGGTGTCTAATTTGCACAATGTTCTAATATCTTTAAACAAAGAACAAGAAGGTGCCATTAATATTTACAACACAGATAAGGGCTTATTTATTAAATCACCTTACGAAGGTGAATATATGACTATGGCCACAGGGCAAACAGGTCAATTGGTAAAAGATAGCTTGCAACCATTAGCATTACGGTCGCGATATATTATTGGAAATATGCAATTGGTATTTCCAAAACCAGTGGTAAAAGGTGTTTTTGGGATTGTAAAAAAACCTACGATTTTAAAGGGTGATGATGATGGAGTAGTACTAGATGTTACAGCCAACGGAGAGACTAAAAGTATTAATCTATTGGGTGGCCAAGGAATTTATAATAGACTTGAAGAAATTAACGTTGGTGGCTTAGATATTGCCTTGCGTTATGGCTCGCGTTTAGAACAGCTGCCTTTTGAAGTAAAGTTAAATGATTTCATAGCTGAAAAATATCCTGGCACGGAGAAAGCGTACTCATCTTACGAAAGTAAAGTAACTATATTAGATAAAGAGAAAGGAGATTTTGATTATCATATTTACATGAATCATATTTTAGACCACAGAGGCTATCGTTTTTTTCAGGCAAGTTTCGATCCTGATGAAAAAGGTACCATACTTTCTGTAAACCACGATCGCTGGGGGACCTACATAACCTATGCTGGTTACATGTTATTATACTTTGGGCTGATGGCCATTTTGTTTGCAAAAAACACAAGGTTTGATGATATAAGAAAACGTCTCGATAAATTGAGTAAAAAGAAAGCAAAACTAATGACAATGATAGCTTTGCTATTGAGTTTGTGCGGTTTTGCCCAAGGACATGCTGAAGGTGACAACCATAATCATTCAAAAGATATACCCACTAAAGCAAGTTTAGATTCTATTTTAAAGGCTAATGTTGCACCTATAAAACATACTGACAAGTTTTCTGAAATGGTGATTCAAGATTATGACGGACGTATGAAGCCAATTCATACTTATGCTTCAGAAATGCTCAGAAAGTTAAGTAAACATGATACTTATGAAGGGCTAAACGCAACACAAGTGTTTTTATCCATACAAGAAAGTCCTGTATTGTGGTACAACATTCCAGTAATTTATTTAACACCAAGAAAGGCTGATTCTATTAGAACTATAATAGGCGTAGATAAAGATCAGAAATACGTAAGTCTATTAGATTTTTTTACTGAAGATGGACGAAATAAATTAGGCCCATACATAGAAGAGGCTTTTAAGGCTCAGGTTCCAAACGGATTTCAGAAAGAGGTAAAAAATACATACGGAAGATTAACGCTTCTATCTGATGCTATTGAGGGCAGGAACATAAGAATATTCCCCTTGCCAGAAGATGAAAATAACAAATGGATATCTTCATTTGACTTTAAGCAAGGTGGTTACGATGAGGTTATAGAAGATGAATCATACAAAGCATTTATAAAAAATGGCTTTAGCTATTATTTAATGACGCTCAATAATGCCAAGCAGTCAGGTAATTTTGAAAATGCAGACAAGCTATTAGGAGATTTTAAAAAGACACAGCAAAAATTTGGAAGTGAAGTCATGTTGTCTGATGATAAAATTAAAGCCGAAATATTATACAATAAATATGATATTTTTAAGAAACTATTTAGTTGGTATCTCTATGCAGCTACATTGCTTTTTATTTTTATTATTGTTCATATTTTCGATTATAAGAGTACGTGGTTAAAAACAGTGATAAAGCTACTTATAGCTAGTATTATATTGCTTTTTGTACTACATACTGGCGGTTTGATTTGGCGATGGTATCTCTCTGGTCATGCACCTTGGAGCGATGCCTATGAGTCTCTTATTTATGTAGCCTGGTCGGTATCACTTTTTGGATTACTTTTAGGTAGAAAAAGCAATCTTACTATAGCTGCCTCTGCCTTTGTAAGTGCTATAATTTTAATGGTAGCACATTGGGCTTGGATGGATCCGGCAATAGCAAATCTTCAGCCTGTATTACAAGGATATTGGTTAATGATTCATGTATCGGTTATTGTAGCAAGTTATGGTCCTTTTGCCATTGGGATGATACTGGGTGCTATAGCACTATTACTTATGATATTAACAAATAAAGAAAACAAAGATCGTATTGACATTAATATTAAAGAGATTACTATAATAAACGAAATGGCCCTAACAGTTGGTCTAATAATGCTAACTATAGGTAATTTCTTAGGAGGTATGTGGGCAAACGAAAGTTGGGGACGATATTGGGGCTGGGATCCAAAAGAAACATGGGCTTTAATTAGTATTATGATTTACGCCTTTGTTATTCATATGCGTTTAGTGCCAGGCTTACGTGGTCGTTGGATTTACAATTTGATGTCTATTTTAGCTTTTGGAAGTATTCTAATGACCTATTTCGGTGTTAACTTTTATTTGTCTGGTCTTCATGCCTATGCTAGTGGTGATCAGATATTAAGCTTTAAGTTTATTGCCATTACCTTAGTAATTATTGCAGTTTTAGCTTATTTGGCACATAGAAAAAATAAGATTTACTATAAGTAA